The following coding sequences lie in one Seriola aureovittata isolate HTS-2021-v1 ecotype China chromosome 5, ASM2101889v1, whole genome shotgun sequence genomic window:
- the LOC130169905 gene encoding rasGAP-activating-like protein 1 isoform X2, with product MRACVARYCSGTSDPYCIVKVDNEVVARTATVWKNLNPFWGEEYTLHLPTGFHSLSFHVMDEDTIGHDDVIGKITLSKEAIGSQAKGLDSWLNLTRVNPDEEVQGEIHLSLELLKDTEKISLRCQVIEARDLAPRDISGTSDPFARVIFNNHSAETSIIKKTRFPHWGETLELDFDPEELSEEGTVTVEVWDWDMVGKNDFLGKVEIPFACLHKTPLLEGWFRLLPLGNNEVDAGGKLGALRLKVRLVEDRILPSVYYQPLIDLLVESVISPIEVEDSSALTMLEEVTTVESRQDVAMTLVKIYLGQGLVVPFLDYLNTREVNHTTDPNTLFRSNSLASKAMEQFMKAVGMLYLHEVLKPIINRIFEEKKYIELDPCKIDLNRTRRISFKGAVSEAEVRDSSVEMLQGYLTSITESIVGSVDQCPPVMRVAFKQLHKRVEEQFAEPENEDVKYLAISGFFFLRFFAPAILTPKLFQLRDQHADTRTSRTLLLLAKALQSVGNLGLQLGHGKEQWMAPLHPIILRSVASVKDFLDKLIDIDHDIVSEVPQRAVFMPSVTVKEGYLHKHKAEGPQLLSRFAFKKRYFWLTSETLSYAKTPDWQVRSSIPIQCVCAVERVDENAFQQQNVMQVISQDNDGQLHTMYIQCKNVNELNQWLSAIRKVSIYNERMLPSFHPGAHRSGKWTCCLQADRPVTGCSRTHSAVTLGDWSDPLDPDVETQTIYKQLLQGRDKLRKKYLEVPDTDQTPSNKEKKISSDSRPDGAECNVQPLKPGQSVAARLLAVTEDLEQAHATFQCREKEDATGVILNP from the exons ATGCGCGCCTGTGTCGCGCGCTACTG CTCCGGAACCAGTGATCCATACTGCATTGTAAAAGTTGACAATGAAGTTGTGGCCAG GACTGCCACAGTGTGGAAGAACCTCAATCCTTTCTGGGGTGAAGAGTATACACTGCACCTCCCCACGGGTTTCCATTCACTCTCCTTTCATGTCATGGATGAGGACACCATTGg GCACGACGATGTTATTGGAAAGATTACTCTGAGCAAAGAAGCCATTGGATCTCAAGCTAAAG GGTTAGACAGTTGGCTGAACCTGACAAGGGTCAACCCTGATGAAGAGGTCCAGGGGGAGATCCATCTGAGTCTGGAGCTGCTGAAAGATACAGAGAAGATCAGTCTGCGATGTCAAGTCATTGAAGCCAG AGACTTGGCTCCAAGAGACATCTCTGGCACCTCTGATCCATTTGCGAGAGTTATTTTCAACAACCACAGTGCAGAGACCTCG ATTATCAAGAAAACTCGCTTCCCTCATTGGGGAGAGACTCTGGAGCTGGACTTTGATCCAGAGGAGCTGAGTGAGGAAGGAACTGTCACTGTGGAGGTCTGGGACTGGGACATGGTGGGAAAGAATGACTTTCTGGGAAAG GTGGAAATCCCTTTTGCTTGTTTGCACAAAACACCTCTGTTAGAGGGTTGGTTTCGTTTGCTTCCCTTGGGAAACAATGAGGTGGATGCTGG TGGCAAGCTGGGAGCGCTGCGTCTGAAGGTGCGTTTGGTGGAGGATCGGATCCTGCCATCTGTGTACTATCAGCCTCTCATTGACCTTCTGGTTGAGTCGGTCATCTCCCCTATAGAG GTGGAGGATAGCAGCGCTCTGACCATGCTGGAGGAGGTGACCACTGTTGAGAGCCGTCAAGATGTGGCAATGACCCTGGTGAAGATCTACCTGGGCCAGGGCCTGGTGGTGCCCTTCCTGGATTACCTTAACACCCGGGAGGTCAACCACACTA CTGATCCCAACACTTTATTTCGCTCTAACTCACTTGCCTCGAAGGCCATGGAACAGTTCATGAAG GCTGTTGGCATGCTGTATCTGCATGAGGTGTTGAAGCCCATCATCAACCGCATCTTTGAAGAGAAGAAATACATCGAGCTGGACCCATGTAAGATCGACCTGAACCGCACAAG ACGAATTTCATTCAAGGGTGCAGTGTCAGAGGCAGAGGTACGGGACAGCAGTGTGGAGATGCTGCAGGGCTACTTAACAAGCATCACTGAATCAATCGTGGGCTCAGTCGATCAGTGTCCTCCCGTCATGAGAGTGGCCTTCAAACAGCTACACAAGAGAGTAGAGGAGCAATTTGCTGAACCTGAGAATGAG GATGTGAAGTATCTGGCCATCAGTGGGTTCTTCTTCCTGCGTTTTTTTGCTCCTGCAATCCTCACACCTAAACTGTTCCAGCTGAGAGACCAGCACGCTGACACGCGTACAAGCAGAACACTGTTACTACTGGCCAAG GCATTACAAAGTGTCGGGAACTTGGGCCTTCAGCTGGGTCACGGAAAGGAGCAGTGGATGGCGCCTCTTCATCCCATCATCCTTCGCAGTGTGGCCTCTGTGAAAGACTTCCTTGACAAGTTGATCGACATAGATCATGACATTG TGTCCGAGGTGCCTCAGAGGGCTGTATTCATGCCCTCTGTCACAGTTAAAGAGGGGtacctccacaaacacaaagcagagggACCTCAACTGTTGTCCCGCTTTGCCTTCAAGAAACGCTACTTCTGGTTGACTAGTGAGACACTGTCTTACGCCAAGACCCCTGATTGGCAG GTGCGCTCCTCAATCCCTATTCAATGTGTGTGCGCCGTGGAGAGGGTGGATGAAAATGCCTTTCAGCAGCAGAATGTAATGCAGGTCATCTCCCAGGACAACGACGGACAGCTGCACACCATGTACATCCAGTGCAAG AACGTTAATGAGCTGAACCAGTGGCTATCAGCGATCAGGAAAGTCAGCATCTACAATGAGCGCATGCTGCCCTCTTTCCACCCAGGGGCTCATCGCAGCGGCAAGTGGACCTGCTGCCTGCAGGCAGATCGTCCTG TTACAGGCTGCAGTCGAACCCACTCAGCTGTGACTCTGGGTGACTGGAGTGACCCGCTGGATCCTGACGTTGAGACTCAGACCATATACAAGCAGCTTCTCCAGGGCAGAGATAAACTCAG GAAAAAATATCTGGAGGTGCCAGACACTGATCAGACACCGagcaataaagaaaagaagatcaGCTCTGACAGTCGCCCAg ATGGTGCAGAATGCAACGTTCAGCCTCTGAAGCCAGGTCAGAGTGTCGCTGCTCGGCTGCTGGCGGTCACAGAGGATCTGGAGCAGGCTCACGCCACATTCCAgtgcagagaaaaggaggacGCCACCGGTGTCATTCTGAATCCCTAG
- the LOC130169905 gene encoding rasGAP-activating-like protein 1 isoform X3: MAKNTSLYFRIVEGRNLPAKDVSGTSDPYCIVKVDNEVVARTATVWKNLNPFWGEEYTLHLPTGFHSLSFHVMDEDTIGHDDVIGKITLSKEAIGSQAKGLDSWLNLTRVNPDEEVQGEIHLSLELLKDTEKISLRCQVIEARDLAPRDISGTSDPFARVIFNNHSAETSIIKKTRFPHWGETLELDFDPEELSEEGTVTVEVWDWDMVGKNDFLGKVEIPFACLHKTPLLEGWFRLLPLGNNEVDAGGKLGALRLKVRLVEDRILPSVYYQPLIDLLVESVISPIEVEDSSALTMLEEVTTVESRQDVAMTLVKIYLGQGLVVPFLDYLNTREVNHTTDPNTLFRSNSLASKAMEQFMKAVGMLYLHEVLKPIINRIFEEKKYIELDPCKIDLNRTRRISFKGAVSEAEVRDSSVEMLQGYLTSITESIVGSVDQCPPVMRVAFKQLHKRVEEQFAEPENEDVKYLAISGFFFLRFFAPAILTPKLFQLRDQHADTRTSRTLLLLAKALQSVGNLGLQLGHGKEQWMAPLHPIILRSVASVKDFLDKLIDIDHDIVSEVPQRAVFMPSVTVKEGYLHKHKAEGPQLLSRFAFKKRYFWLTSETLSYAKTPDWQVRSSIPIQCVCAVERVDENAFQQQNVMQVISQDNDGQLHTMYIQCKVH, translated from the exons ATGGCCAAAAACACGTCTCTTTATTTTCGAATTGTCGAGGGCAGGAACCTCCCGGCCAAAGACGT CTCCGGAACCAGTGATCCATACTGCATTGTAAAAGTTGACAATGAAGTTGTGGCCAG GACTGCCACAGTGTGGAAGAACCTCAATCCTTTCTGGGGTGAAGAGTATACACTGCACCTCCCCACGGGTTTCCATTCACTCTCCTTTCATGTCATGGATGAGGACACCATTGg GCACGACGATGTTATTGGAAAGATTACTCTGAGCAAAGAAGCCATTGGATCTCAAGCTAAAG GGTTAGACAGTTGGCTGAACCTGACAAGGGTCAACCCTGATGAAGAGGTCCAGGGGGAGATCCATCTGAGTCTGGAGCTGCTGAAAGATACAGAGAAGATCAGTCTGCGATGTCAAGTCATTGAAGCCAG AGACTTGGCTCCAAGAGACATCTCTGGCACCTCTGATCCATTTGCGAGAGTTATTTTCAACAACCACAGTGCAGAGACCTCG ATTATCAAGAAAACTCGCTTCCCTCATTGGGGAGAGACTCTGGAGCTGGACTTTGATCCAGAGGAGCTGAGTGAGGAAGGAACTGTCACTGTGGAGGTCTGGGACTGGGACATGGTGGGAAAGAATGACTTTCTGGGAAAG GTGGAAATCCCTTTTGCTTGTTTGCACAAAACACCTCTGTTAGAGGGTTGGTTTCGTTTGCTTCCCTTGGGAAACAATGAGGTGGATGCTGG TGGCAAGCTGGGAGCGCTGCGTCTGAAGGTGCGTTTGGTGGAGGATCGGATCCTGCCATCTGTGTACTATCAGCCTCTCATTGACCTTCTGGTTGAGTCGGTCATCTCCCCTATAGAG GTGGAGGATAGCAGCGCTCTGACCATGCTGGAGGAGGTGACCACTGTTGAGAGCCGTCAAGATGTGGCAATGACCCTGGTGAAGATCTACCTGGGCCAGGGCCTGGTGGTGCCCTTCCTGGATTACCTTAACACCCGGGAGGTCAACCACACTA CTGATCCCAACACTTTATTTCGCTCTAACTCACTTGCCTCGAAGGCCATGGAACAGTTCATGAAG GCTGTTGGCATGCTGTATCTGCATGAGGTGTTGAAGCCCATCATCAACCGCATCTTTGAAGAGAAGAAATACATCGAGCTGGACCCATGTAAGATCGACCTGAACCGCACAAG ACGAATTTCATTCAAGGGTGCAGTGTCAGAGGCAGAGGTACGGGACAGCAGTGTGGAGATGCTGCAGGGCTACTTAACAAGCATCACTGAATCAATCGTGGGCTCAGTCGATCAGTGTCCTCCCGTCATGAGAGTGGCCTTCAAACAGCTACACAAGAGAGTAGAGGAGCAATTTGCTGAACCTGAGAATGAG GATGTGAAGTATCTGGCCATCAGTGGGTTCTTCTTCCTGCGTTTTTTTGCTCCTGCAATCCTCACACCTAAACTGTTCCAGCTGAGAGACCAGCACGCTGACACGCGTACAAGCAGAACACTGTTACTACTGGCCAAG GCATTACAAAGTGTCGGGAACTTGGGCCTTCAGCTGGGTCACGGAAAGGAGCAGTGGATGGCGCCTCTTCATCCCATCATCCTTCGCAGTGTGGCCTCTGTGAAAGACTTCCTTGACAAGTTGATCGACATAGATCATGACATTG TGTCCGAGGTGCCTCAGAGGGCTGTATTCATGCCCTCTGTCACAGTTAAAGAGGGGtacctccacaaacacaaagcagagggACCTCAACTGTTGTCCCGCTTTGCCTTCAAGAAACGCTACTTCTGGTTGACTAGTGAGACACTGTCTTACGCCAAGACCCCTGATTGGCAG GTGCGCTCCTCAATCCCTATTCAATGTGTGTGCGCCGTGGAGAGGGTGGATGAAAATGCCTTTCAGCAGCAGAATGTAATGCAGGTCATCTCCCAGGACAACGACGGACAGCTGCACACCATGTACATCCAGTGCAAGGTGCATTG A
- the LOC130169905 gene encoding rasGAP-activating-like protein 1 isoform X1, protein MAKNTSLYFRIVEGRNLPAKDVSGTSDPYCIVKVDNEVVARTATVWKNLNPFWGEEYTLHLPTGFHSLSFHVMDEDTIGHDDVIGKITLSKEAIGSQAKGLDSWLNLTRVNPDEEVQGEIHLSLELLKDTEKISLRCQVIEARDLAPRDISGTSDPFARVIFNNHSAETSIIKKTRFPHWGETLELDFDPEELSEEGTVTVEVWDWDMVGKNDFLGKVEIPFACLHKTPLLEGWFRLLPLGNNEVDAGGKLGALRLKVRLVEDRILPSVYYQPLIDLLVESVISPIEVEDSSALTMLEEVTTVESRQDVAMTLVKIYLGQGLVVPFLDYLNTREVNHTTDPNTLFRSNSLASKAMEQFMKAVGMLYLHEVLKPIINRIFEEKKYIELDPCKIDLNRTRRISFKGAVSEAEVRDSSVEMLQGYLTSITESIVGSVDQCPPVMRVAFKQLHKRVEEQFAEPENEDVKYLAISGFFFLRFFAPAILTPKLFQLRDQHADTRTSRTLLLLAKALQSVGNLGLQLGHGKEQWMAPLHPIILRSVASVKDFLDKLIDIDHDIVSEVPQRAVFMPSVTVKEGYLHKHKAEGPQLLSRFAFKKRYFWLTSETLSYAKTPDWQVRSSIPIQCVCAVERVDENAFQQQNVMQVISQDNDGQLHTMYIQCKNVNELNQWLSAIRKVSIYNERMLPSFHPGAHRSGKWTCCLQADRPVTGCSRTHSAVTLGDWSDPLDPDVETQTIYKQLLQGRDKLRKKYLEVPDTDQTPSNKEKKISSDSRPDGAECNVQPLKPGQSVAARLLAVTEDLEQAHATFQCREKEDATGVILNP, encoded by the exons ATGGCCAAAAACACGTCTCTTTATTTTCGAATTGTCGAGGGCAGGAACCTCCCGGCCAAAGACGT CTCCGGAACCAGTGATCCATACTGCATTGTAAAAGTTGACAATGAAGTTGTGGCCAG GACTGCCACAGTGTGGAAGAACCTCAATCCTTTCTGGGGTGAAGAGTATACACTGCACCTCCCCACGGGTTTCCATTCACTCTCCTTTCATGTCATGGATGAGGACACCATTGg GCACGACGATGTTATTGGAAAGATTACTCTGAGCAAAGAAGCCATTGGATCTCAAGCTAAAG GGTTAGACAGTTGGCTGAACCTGACAAGGGTCAACCCTGATGAAGAGGTCCAGGGGGAGATCCATCTGAGTCTGGAGCTGCTGAAAGATACAGAGAAGATCAGTCTGCGATGTCAAGTCATTGAAGCCAG AGACTTGGCTCCAAGAGACATCTCTGGCACCTCTGATCCATTTGCGAGAGTTATTTTCAACAACCACAGTGCAGAGACCTCG ATTATCAAGAAAACTCGCTTCCCTCATTGGGGAGAGACTCTGGAGCTGGACTTTGATCCAGAGGAGCTGAGTGAGGAAGGAACTGTCACTGTGGAGGTCTGGGACTGGGACATGGTGGGAAAGAATGACTTTCTGGGAAAG GTGGAAATCCCTTTTGCTTGTTTGCACAAAACACCTCTGTTAGAGGGTTGGTTTCGTTTGCTTCCCTTGGGAAACAATGAGGTGGATGCTGG TGGCAAGCTGGGAGCGCTGCGTCTGAAGGTGCGTTTGGTGGAGGATCGGATCCTGCCATCTGTGTACTATCAGCCTCTCATTGACCTTCTGGTTGAGTCGGTCATCTCCCCTATAGAG GTGGAGGATAGCAGCGCTCTGACCATGCTGGAGGAGGTGACCACTGTTGAGAGCCGTCAAGATGTGGCAATGACCCTGGTGAAGATCTACCTGGGCCAGGGCCTGGTGGTGCCCTTCCTGGATTACCTTAACACCCGGGAGGTCAACCACACTA CTGATCCCAACACTTTATTTCGCTCTAACTCACTTGCCTCGAAGGCCATGGAACAGTTCATGAAG GCTGTTGGCATGCTGTATCTGCATGAGGTGTTGAAGCCCATCATCAACCGCATCTTTGAAGAGAAGAAATACATCGAGCTGGACCCATGTAAGATCGACCTGAACCGCACAAG ACGAATTTCATTCAAGGGTGCAGTGTCAGAGGCAGAGGTACGGGACAGCAGTGTGGAGATGCTGCAGGGCTACTTAACAAGCATCACTGAATCAATCGTGGGCTCAGTCGATCAGTGTCCTCCCGTCATGAGAGTGGCCTTCAAACAGCTACACAAGAGAGTAGAGGAGCAATTTGCTGAACCTGAGAATGAG GATGTGAAGTATCTGGCCATCAGTGGGTTCTTCTTCCTGCGTTTTTTTGCTCCTGCAATCCTCACACCTAAACTGTTCCAGCTGAGAGACCAGCACGCTGACACGCGTACAAGCAGAACACTGTTACTACTGGCCAAG GCATTACAAAGTGTCGGGAACTTGGGCCTTCAGCTGGGTCACGGAAAGGAGCAGTGGATGGCGCCTCTTCATCCCATCATCCTTCGCAGTGTGGCCTCTGTGAAAGACTTCCTTGACAAGTTGATCGACATAGATCATGACATTG TGTCCGAGGTGCCTCAGAGGGCTGTATTCATGCCCTCTGTCACAGTTAAAGAGGGGtacctccacaaacacaaagcagagggACCTCAACTGTTGTCCCGCTTTGCCTTCAAGAAACGCTACTTCTGGTTGACTAGTGAGACACTGTCTTACGCCAAGACCCCTGATTGGCAG GTGCGCTCCTCAATCCCTATTCAATGTGTGTGCGCCGTGGAGAGGGTGGATGAAAATGCCTTTCAGCAGCAGAATGTAATGCAGGTCATCTCCCAGGACAACGACGGACAGCTGCACACCATGTACATCCAGTGCAAG AACGTTAATGAGCTGAACCAGTGGCTATCAGCGATCAGGAAAGTCAGCATCTACAATGAGCGCATGCTGCCCTCTTTCCACCCAGGGGCTCATCGCAGCGGCAAGTGGACCTGCTGCCTGCAGGCAGATCGTCCTG TTACAGGCTGCAGTCGAACCCACTCAGCTGTGACTCTGGGTGACTGGAGTGACCCGCTGGATCCTGACGTTGAGACTCAGACCATATACAAGCAGCTTCTCCAGGGCAGAGATAAACTCAG GAAAAAATATCTGGAGGTGCCAGACACTGATCAGACACCGagcaataaagaaaagaagatcaGCTCTGACAGTCGCCCAg ATGGTGCAGAATGCAACGTTCAGCCTCTGAAGCCAGGTCAGAGTGTCGCTGCTCGGCTGCTGGCGGTCACAGAGGATCTGGAGCAGGCTCACGCCACATTCCAgtgcagagaaaaggaggacGCCACCGGTGTCATTCTGAATCCCTAG